The Streptomyces avermitilis MA-4680 = NBRC 14893 genome contains a region encoding:
- a CDS encoding response regulator transcription factor gives MRILVVEDERELAQTLRLGLTAEGYRVDVAHDGREGLWKARTGDYAVVVLDLMLPLLNGYRVCAQLRREGITTPVLVLTAKDGDWDQAEALDTGADDYVTKPFTYLVLVARLRALMRRARGAASPLLAVGDLVLDVAARTCLRSGVAVPLTPREFAVAEVLARRPGEAVTKSEILHHAWPDEAEDLNLVEVRVSALRRKIDTAFGRQSLLTVRGVGYRLVDDRGETEEDAVQEPPAGRWDGAGRNSGD, from the coding sequence GTGAGGATTCTGGTGGTGGAGGACGAGCGCGAACTGGCGCAGACGCTGCGCCTCGGGCTGACGGCCGAGGGCTATCGCGTGGACGTGGCCCATGACGGCCGCGAGGGCCTGTGGAAGGCCCGCACGGGTGACTACGCGGTCGTCGTGCTCGACCTGATGCTGCCGCTGCTCAACGGCTACCGGGTCTGCGCCCAGCTGCGCCGCGAGGGCATCACCACCCCCGTGCTGGTGCTCACCGCGAAGGACGGCGACTGGGACCAGGCCGAGGCCCTCGACACCGGCGCCGACGACTACGTCACCAAGCCGTTCACCTACCTGGTCCTGGTCGCACGGCTGCGCGCGCTCATGCGCCGGGCGCGGGGAGCGGCCTCCCCGCTGCTGGCGGTGGGCGACCTGGTCCTGGACGTGGCGGCCAGAACCTGCCTCAGGTCGGGCGTCGCCGTACCGCTCACGCCCCGGGAGTTCGCAGTCGCCGAGGTGCTCGCGCGGCGGCCGGGCGAAGCGGTCACGAAGTCGGAGATCCTGCACCACGCCTGGCCGGACGAGGCCGAGGACCTCAACCTGGTCGAAGTCCGGGTCAGCGCCCTGCGCCGGAAGATCGACACGGCCTTCGGACGGCAGTCCCTCCTGACGGTGCGCGGGGTGGGCTACCGGTTGGTCGACGACCGCGGGGAGACGGAGGAAGACGCCGTTCAGGAGCCCCCGGCCGGGCGGTGGGACGGTGCCGGACGGAACTCCGGTGACTGA
- a CDS encoding avermitilol synthase, translating into MPQDIDFGLPAPAGISPGLEATRRHNLGWVRRLGLVGDGPSLAWYTSWDMPRLAACGFPHARGAALDLCADAMAFFFVFDDQFDGPLGRDPARAARVCRRLTGIVHGAGPGPGADACSAAFADVWARSTDGAHPGWVARTAHEWEYYFAAQAHEAINRLRGTPGDMESYLQVRRGIAGTDLPLSLGERAAGITVPAAAFHSPQLRIMREAAIDVTLMCNDVYSLEKEEARGDMDNLVLVIEHARRCTRDEAVTAARGEVARRVIRFEQLAREVPALCAQLGLSAVERAHVDTYLGVMEAWMSGYHAWQTQTRRYTGAPHVLPSTGPGYFDEVLPT; encoded by the coding sequence ATGCCCCAGGACATCGACTTCGGCCTCCCCGCGCCCGCGGGGATCAGCCCCGGCCTCGAGGCCACACGCCGGCACAACCTCGGCTGGGTGCGCCGTCTGGGTTTGGTCGGCGACGGACCGTCCCTCGCCTGGTACACCTCCTGGGACATGCCGCGTCTGGCCGCCTGCGGCTTCCCCCACGCCCGGGGCGCCGCGTTGGACCTGTGCGCGGATGCGATGGCGTTCTTCTTCGTCTTCGACGACCAGTTCGACGGCCCTCTCGGCCGGGATCCGGCCCGGGCTGCCCGCGTCTGCCGGCGGCTGACCGGCATCGTTCACGGCGCCGGCCCAGGGCCTGGAGCGGACGCGTGCTCGGCGGCGTTCGCCGACGTGTGGGCCCGCAGCACCGACGGCGCCCACCCGGGCTGGGTGGCGCGTACCGCGCACGAGTGGGAGTACTACTTCGCCGCCCAGGCCCACGAGGCGATCAACCGGCTCCGCGGCACCCCCGGCGACATGGAGTCCTACCTTCAGGTCCGCCGGGGCATCGCCGGCACCGATCTGCCTCTCTCCCTGGGCGAGAGAGCCGCCGGGATCACCGTCCCGGCGGCCGCGTTCCACAGCCCGCAGCTGCGGATCATGCGGGAAGCGGCCATCGACGTCACCTTGATGTGCAACGACGTGTACTCCCTCGAAAAGGAGGAAGCACGCGGTGACATGGACAACCTCGTCCTCGTCATCGAACACGCCCGGCGCTGCACCCGCGACGAAGCCGTCACCGCGGCCCGCGGGGAAGTCGCCCGGCGTGTCATCCGGTTCGAGCAGCTGGCCCGGGAGGTACCCGCCCTGTGCGCCCAGCTCGGGCTGAGCGCCGTGGAGCGGGCCCACGTCGACACCTACCTGGGTGTCATGGAGGCCTGGATGAGCGGATACCACGCCTGGCAGACCCAGACACGGCGCTACACCGGCGCGCCACACGTCCTGCCCAGCACCGGCCCCGGGTACTTCGACGAGGTCCTGCCCACGTGA
- a CDS encoding RidA family protein, which produces MLTHIPPDGVAPGNGYSHVVVGEGRLVVISGQVALDEKGNVVGKGDAAAQARQVFENLRRCLAAGGATFAEIAKFTFYVTDVAILPEVRAVRDAHIDTARPPASTAVQVAALYRPELMLEVEALAIIPW; this is translated from the coding sequence ATGCTCACCCACATTCCGCCAGACGGGGTCGCCCCGGGGAACGGCTACAGCCATGTGGTTGTGGGCGAAGGCCGACTGGTCGTCATCTCCGGGCAGGTCGCACTGGACGAAAAGGGAAATGTGGTCGGGAAAGGCGACGCCGCCGCCCAGGCCCGTCAGGTCTTCGAGAACCTGCGGCGCTGCCTCGCGGCAGGCGGCGCAACGTTCGCCGAGATCGCCAAGTTCACCTTCTACGTCACCGACGTCGCCATACTGCCGGAGGTACGGGCCGTCCGCGACGCGCACATCGACACCGCGCGTCCGCCTGCCAGTACCGCAGTACAGGTCGCCGCCCTGTACCGGCCGGAGCTCATGCTGGAGGTAGAAGCCCTCGCCATCATCCCCTGGTGA
- a CDS encoding DUF2079 domain-containing protein: MPTRLTALLSPSRPSRPSRDDAAGPVAGTARPARGAGWATALSLALVCFVTYAALSVRLHQRMLTTGYDLGIFEQAVRSYAHGHLPVAELKGPGFPLLGDHFSPVLALLAPLYRVWPAPVTLLVAQAALFAVAVIPLARWAEEVRGRRAALVVGLGYGASWGVAQAVGFDFHEVCFAVPLLALSLTAVGRGRARAAALWALPLLLVKEDLGLTVAVVGLLIARTGERDDRRRGGALVLAGVLGSFLEMLVVIPAFNPGGTFAYSSSVPGAGSATPGAGELLLHYTVGLVTPDTKAQTVLALLSVTGFLAVRSPLLWAALPTLLWRFASDNQAYWGTGYHYSAVLMPVLFAAFVDALTRPGPVRYALAASAAVTVLLLPQFPLWQLTQPATWHTDSRLASARRLMDRIPDGATVAASNRLVPQLTNRARVSVFGLGGSRPDAEWIIDDSAQPQGWPIAPDDDRRLLSEVRNNGRYRTVADQDGYVLLQRRP, from the coding sequence ATGCCGACCCGCCTGACCGCGCTCCTCTCCCCGTCCCGCCCGTCCCGCCCGTCCCGCGACGACGCGGCCGGGCCCGTCGCCGGAACGGCCCGGCCAGCGCGGGGCGCCGGCTGGGCGACCGCGCTGTCGCTCGCCCTGGTGTGCTTCGTGACGTATGCGGCGCTGTCCGTGCGGCTGCACCAGCGGATGCTGACCACCGGCTACGACCTGGGGATCTTCGAGCAGGCGGTACGGTCCTACGCGCACGGGCACCTGCCGGTGGCCGAGCTCAAGGGACCGGGGTTCCCGCTGCTCGGCGACCACTTCTCGCCCGTGCTGGCCCTGCTGGCACCGCTGTACCGGGTCTGGCCGGCGCCGGTGACCCTGCTGGTGGCGCAGGCCGCGTTGTTCGCGGTGGCGGTGATACCCCTGGCCAGGTGGGCCGAGGAGGTACGCGGCCGGCGGGCGGCGCTGGTGGTCGGTCTCGGCTACGGCGCCTCCTGGGGGGTCGCACAGGCGGTCGGGTTCGACTTCCACGAGGTGTGCTTCGCGGTGCCGTTGCTGGCGTTGTCCCTGACGGCGGTGGGCCGTGGCCGGGCGCGTGCCGCGGCCCTGTGGGCGCTTCCGCTGCTGCTGGTGAAGGAGGATCTCGGGCTGACCGTCGCGGTCGTGGGTCTGCTGATCGCGCGCACCGGCGAGCGCGACGACCGCAGGAGGGGGGGTGCCCTGGTCCTGGCCGGAGTGCTCGGGTCCTTCCTGGAGATGCTGGTCGTGATACCGGCGTTCAACCCCGGCGGCACGTTCGCGTACAGCTCCAGCGTGCCCGGCGCGGGGTCCGCCACCCCGGGCGCCGGCGAGTTGCTCCTCCACTACACGGTGGGACTGGTCACCCCGGACACCAAGGCGCAGACGGTGCTGGCCCTGCTGTCCGTGACCGGGTTCCTGGCCGTGCGCTCCCCGCTCCTGTGGGCGGCCCTGCCGACGCTCCTGTGGCGCTTCGCGTCGGACAACCAGGCCTACTGGGGAACCGGCTACCACTACAGCGCGGTCCTGATGCCGGTGCTGTTCGCCGCCTTCGTCGACGCGCTGACCCGGCCCGGACCGGTGCGGTACGCGCTGGCGGCGAGCGCGGCCGTCACGGTGCTCCTGCTGCCCCAGTTCCCGCTGTGGCAGCTGACGCAGCCCGCCACCTGGCACACCGACTCCCGGCTCGCGTCCGCCCGGCGGCTGATGGACCGCATCCCGGACGGCGCCACCGTCGCCGCCTCCAACCGGCTGGTCCCGCAGCTCACCAACCGCGCCCGGGTCAGCGTGTTCGGCCTGGGGGGCAGCCGTCCCGACGCGGAGTGGATCATCGACGACAGCGCGCAGCCGCAGGGCTGGCCGATTGCACCCGACGACGACCGCAGGCTGCTGTCCGAGGTCCGGAACAACGGCCGCTACCGGACCGTCGCGGACCAGGACGGCTACGTTCTCCTGCAGCGGCGGCCCTGA